The following proteins are encoded in a genomic region of Mycolicibacterium rutilum:
- a CDS encoding catalase: protein MTDVSSIPPDPDDTRDVLTDRQGHPIYDNQNQRSVGARGPATMENYHFLEKMSHFDRERIPERVVHARGAVAFGYFEATGKWGDEPIERYTRAKLFNTEGKRTDLAIRFSTVIGGRDSSEVARDPRGFAVKFYTEDGNWDLVGNNLAVFFIRDAIKFPDVIHSLKPDPVTHHQEPARIFDFMSQTPECMHMIVNLFSPRGIPANYRTMQGFGVNTYRWVNAEGQTHLVKYHWMPKAGVKSLTEADAAAIQATELGSATKDLYESIERGEYPEWELLVQIMSDDEHPELDWDPLDDTKVWPENDFPPKLVGRMVLNRNVDNFFNDNEQLALGTGVLVDGMDFSEDKMLIGRTFSYSDTQRYRVGPNYLQLPVNQPKNARVSTNQQGGQMQYGVDNVGANPHVNYEPSITGGLREAEAPTADEYGPEFSGRITRKRIPRTNDYEQAGQRYQLMDQWEKDDLVKNFVTNIGEATREVQERMVWHFFMCDDELGQRVGEGLGISVDDVRDLEPLKSQTLSEDEERRRQHLGKNGPRNVEGLKMTHCVPDERVVMAT, encoded by the coding sequence ATGACCGACGTCTCCTCGATCCCGCCCGACCCCGACGACACCCGCGACGTGCTCACCGACCGTCAGGGCCACCCGATCTACGACAACCAGAACCAGCGGTCAGTCGGCGCGCGCGGGCCGGCCACGATGGAGAACTACCACTTCCTGGAGAAGATGAGCCACTTCGACCGGGAACGCATTCCGGAGCGGGTGGTGCACGCGCGTGGTGCAGTCGCGTTCGGGTACTTCGAGGCGACCGGCAAGTGGGGCGACGAGCCGATCGAACGCTACACCCGCGCCAAGCTGTTCAACACCGAGGGCAAGCGCACGGATCTGGCGATCCGGTTCTCGACAGTGATCGGCGGTCGCGACTCGTCGGAGGTGGCCCGCGACCCGCGCGGGTTCGCGGTGAAGTTCTACACCGAGGACGGCAATTGGGACCTCGTCGGAAACAACCTGGCCGTCTTCTTCATCCGCGACGCGATCAAGTTCCCCGATGTCATTCACTCGCTCAAACCTGATCCGGTCACCCACCATCAGGAGCCGGCGCGCATCTTCGACTTCATGTCGCAGACCCCTGAGTGCATGCACATGATCGTGAACCTGTTCTCACCGCGGGGTATCCCGGCCAACTACCGCACCATGCAGGGTTTCGGGGTCAACACCTACCGGTGGGTGAACGCCGAGGGACAGACGCATCTGGTCAAGTACCACTGGATGCCCAAGGCCGGCGTCAAGAGCCTGACCGAGGCCGACGCGGCGGCGATCCAGGCCACCGAACTGGGCAGCGCCACCAAAGATCTTTACGAGTCGATCGAGCGCGGCGAGTATCCCGAGTGGGAACTGCTCGTCCAGATCATGAGCGACGACGAGCATCCCGAACTGGACTGGGACCCGCTCGACGACACCAAGGTCTGGCCGGAGAACGACTTCCCGCCCAAGCTCGTCGGCCGAATGGTGTTGAACCGCAACGTCGACAATTTCTTCAACGACAACGAGCAGTTGGCATTGGGCACCGGTGTGTTGGTGGACGGCATGGATTTCTCCGAGGACAAGATGCTGATCGGACGGACGTTCTCCTATTCGGACACCCAGCGCTACCGGGTCGGGCCGAATTACCTGCAACTGCCGGTCAACCAGCCCAAGAACGCCAGGGTTTCGACCAATCAGCAGGGCGGGCAGATGCAGTACGGCGTCGATAACGTCGGCGCCAACCCGCACGTCAACTACGAACCGTCGATCACCGGAGGCCTGCGTGAAGCCGAAGCCCCCACCGCCGACGAGTACGGACCGGAGTTCAGCGGCCGGATCACCAGAAAGCGGATTCCACGCACCAACGACTACGAGCAGGCCGGTCAGCGCTATCAGCTGATGGATCAGTGGGAGAAGGACGATCTGGTGAAGAATTTCGTCACCAACATCGGCGAGGCCACCCGCGAGGTGCAGGAGCGGATGGTGTGGCACTTCTTCATGTGCGACGACGAACTCGGCCAGCGGGTCGGGGAAGGCCTGGGCATCTCGGTCGACGACGTTCGTGATCTCGAACCGCTCAAGTCGCAGACGCTGTCCGAAGACGAGGAGCGCCGCAGGCAGCACCTGGGCAAGAACGGACCCCGAAATGTCGAGGGGTTGAAGATGACCCATTGCGTGCCCGACGAGCGCGTGGTGATGGCCACTTAG
- a CDS encoding acyltransferase family protein, whose protein sequence is MSSSPDDVDQGGLEQVSRADRVASLTGVRAVAALLVMGTHAAYGTGAYHRGYLGMMFARMEIGVAIFFVLSGFLLFNGWVRATATGTAPPRVRRYARNRVRRIMPAYVVTVLLAFALYEVREITPNPGHSWAGLARHLTLTQIYSADYFAAYLHQGLTQMWSLAVEVAFYAALPVLAYLLLVLLCRRRWRPSMVLAGLAVLGALSPLWLIVLHTTDWLPTGAGLWLPHYLVWFVGGMTLTVLSHIGFRCYAVVAVPVAVVAYLVVSTPIGGRIDAPALDLVQDVAKVMLYATVATLVVAPLALGDTGVFSRMLSSRLMVWLGEISYEIFLLHVIVMEIVMVSILGWPLYTGSVVVLFTLTLAMTIPAAWLLHRLTRPRPQQV, encoded by the coding sequence GTGAGTTCGTCGCCGGACGACGTCGACCAGGGTGGGCTCGAACAGGTTTCGCGGGCCGACCGGGTCGCGTCGCTGACCGGGGTCCGTGCCGTCGCCGCGCTGCTGGTGATGGGCACCCACGCCGCCTACGGCACCGGGGCGTATCACCGGGGCTACCTCGGAATGATGTTCGCCCGCATGGAGATCGGCGTCGCGATCTTCTTCGTGCTGTCGGGGTTCCTGTTGTTCAACGGGTGGGTGCGGGCGACGGCCACCGGGACCGCGCCGCCGCGGGTGCGCCGCTACGCCCGCAACCGGGTGCGCCGAATCATGCCGGCCTACGTGGTGACGGTACTGCTGGCCTTCGCGCTCTACGAGGTCCGCGAGATCACTCCCAATCCGGGGCACAGCTGGGCCGGGCTGGCACGCCACCTCACGCTCACCCAGATCTACAGCGCGGACTACTTCGCCGCCTACCTGCACCAGGGCCTGACCCAGATGTGGAGCCTGGCCGTGGAGGTGGCGTTCTACGCGGCGCTGCCCGTGTTGGCGTATCTGCTGCTGGTGTTGCTGTGTCGGCGTCGCTGGCGGCCGTCGATGGTGCTGGCCGGGTTGGCGGTGCTCGGCGCGCTGAGCCCGCTGTGGCTGATCGTCCTGCACACGACCGACTGGCTGCCCACCGGGGCGGGACTGTGGCTGCCGCATTACCTGGTGTGGTTCGTCGGCGGGATGACGCTCACTGTGCTGTCGCACATAGGTTTTCGGTGCTATGCGGTGGTCGCGGTGCCGGTCGCGGTGGTGGCGTACCTGGTGGTGTCGACTCCGATCGGTGGGCGAATCGACGCGCCCGCACTCGATCTCGTGCAGGACGTCGCCAAGGTGATGTTGTACGCGACGGTCGCCACCCTCGTCGTCGCGCCACTGGCGCTGGGCGACACCGGCGTGTTCTCCCGGATGCTGAGCAGCCGGCTGATGGTGTGGCTCGGCGAAATCTCCTATGAGATCTTCCTGTTGCACGTCATCGTGATGGAGATCGTGATGGTGTCGATACTGGGTTGGCCGCTGTACACCGGATCGGTCGTGGTGCTGTTCACCCTGACCCTGGCGATGACGATCCCGGCCGCTTGGCTGCTGCACCGGCTGACGCGTCCCCGCCCGCAACAGGTTTGA
- a CDS encoding class I SAM-dependent methyltransferase, with the protein MDHMAQSLIDINRMPRGGPDASCLDRLLETDRLEYLDRDDVDQRVKTSVIRALEWTGERFGNTERFAEVALAEVADVADPRILELGAGHGGLSRKLLDWHPTASLTVTDVDEESVAAMAAGELGEHPRVTVRQMDATAIDAADGAFDLAVFALSFHHLAPAQAARVFAEGTRVAATLVIIDLPRPTSPLHLVRLATMLPFAPLLPFVHDGVISSLRTYSPSALRALAEYADPAIELDLRSGLLSPQVVVARRGDAAASLPKGQR; encoded by the coding sequence ATGGACCACATGGCCCAGTCGCTGATCGACATCAACCGTATGCCGCGCGGCGGGCCCGACGCGTCCTGCCTGGACCGGCTGCTGGAAACCGACCGGCTCGAGTACCTCGACCGCGACGACGTCGACCAGCGGGTCAAGACCAGCGTGATCCGCGCGCTGGAGTGGACCGGCGAACGGTTCGGCAACACCGAGCGGTTCGCCGAGGTGGCCCTGGCGGAGGTGGCCGACGTCGCGGACCCGCGCATCCTGGAACTCGGCGCCGGGCACGGCGGGCTGTCCCGCAAGCTGCTCGACTGGCACCCGACGGCGTCGCTGACGGTCACCGACGTCGACGAGGAATCGGTGGCGGCAATGGCCGCCGGTGAACTCGGCGAGCACCCCCGGGTGACCGTGCGACAGATGGACGCCACCGCGATCGACGCCGCCGACGGGGCCTTCGACCTCGCGGTGTTCGCCTTGTCGTTTCACCACCTGGCGCCGGCACAGGCGGCGCGCGTGTTCGCCGAGGGCACGCGGGTGGCCGCCACGCTGGTGATCATCGATCTGCCCCGGCCAACGTCGCCGCTACACCTGGTGCGGCTGGCGACGATGCTGCCGTTCGCCCCGCTGCTGCCGTTCGTCCACGACGGGGTGATCAGCTCGTTGCGCACCTACAGCCCGTCGGCGCTGCGGGCACTGGCCGAATACGCCGACCCCGCCATCGAGCTCGACCTGCGCAGCGGCCTGCTCAGTCCTCAGGTCGTGGTGGCGCGCCGCGGCGACGCGGCGGCATCTCTGCCGAAAGGCCAACGCTGA
- the glpK gene encoding glycerol kinase GlpK — protein MADFVAAIDQGTTSTRCMIFDHGGAEVGRHQLEHEQILPKAGWVEHNPVEIWERTAAVIMSALNKTNLSATDLAALGVTNQRETALVWNKRTGRPYYNAIVWQDTRTDRIASALDRDGRGDVIRQKAGLPPATYFSGGKLQWILENVDGVRRDAENGDALFGTPDSWVLWNLTGGTRGGVHVTDVTNASRTMLMNLETLDWDDELLGFFGIPRQMLPEIRPSSCPEPYGMTREDGPVAGEVPLTGILGDQQAAMVGQVCLEAGEAKNTYGTGNFLLLNTGEKIVRSQNGLLTTLCYQFGDAKPVYALEGSIAVTGSAVQWLRDQLGIISGASQSEALARQVPDNGGVYFVPAFSGLFAPYWRSDARGAIVGLSRYNTNAHLARATLEAICYQSRDVVDAMEADSGVHMEVLKVDGGITANDLCMQIQADVLGVDVVKPVVAETTALGAAYAAGLAVGFWENTDDLRANWQEDKRWSPDWTEEQRQFAYAGWRKAVERTLDWVDVD, from the coding sequence GTGGCCGATTTCGTTGCCGCGATCGACCAGGGCACCACGAGCACCCGGTGCATGATCTTCGACCACGGCGGCGCCGAGGTCGGCCGCCACCAACTCGAGCACGAGCAGATCCTGCCCAAGGCGGGCTGGGTCGAACACAACCCCGTCGAGATCTGGGAACGCACCGCGGCGGTGATCATGTCGGCGCTGAACAAGACGAACCTGTCGGCCACCGACCTGGCCGCGCTCGGCGTCACCAACCAGCGGGAGACGGCGCTGGTGTGGAACAAGCGGACCGGGCGGCCCTACTACAACGCGATCGTGTGGCAGGACACCCGCACCGACCGCATCGCCTCGGCACTGGATCGCGACGGCCGCGGCGACGTCATCCGCCAGAAGGCCGGGCTGCCGCCCGCGACGTACTTCTCCGGCGGCAAGCTGCAGTGGATCCTGGAGAACGTCGACGGGGTACGCCGCGACGCCGAGAACGGGGACGCGTTGTTCGGCACGCCGGACTCGTGGGTGTTGTGGAATCTCACCGGCGGCACGCGGGGCGGGGTGCATGTCACCGACGTCACCAACGCCAGCCGCACCATGCTGATGAACCTCGAGACGCTCGACTGGGACGACGAGCTGTTGGGGTTCTTCGGGATTCCGCGTCAGATGCTGCCCGAGATCAGGCCGTCGTCGTGTCCGGAGCCGTACGGGATGACGCGTGAGGACGGGCCCGTCGCGGGGGAGGTGCCGCTGACCGGGATCCTCGGCGACCAGCAGGCGGCGATGGTCGGGCAGGTGTGCCTGGAGGCCGGCGAAGCCAAGAACACCTACGGCACCGGCAACTTCCTGCTGCTCAACACCGGCGAGAAGATCGTCCGCTCCCAGAACGGTCTGCTGACCACGCTGTGCTACCAGTTCGGGGATGCGAAACCCGTTTACGCGCTGGAAGGTTCGATCGCCGTCACCGGATCGGCCGTGCAGTGGCTGCGCGACCAGTTGGGCATCATCAGCGGCGCGTCGCAGAGTGAGGCGCTGGCGCGGCAGGTCCCCGACAACGGCGGTGTGTACTTCGTGCCTGCCTTCTCAGGATTGTTTGCGCCGTACTGGCGTTCGGATGCCCGCGGTGCGATCGTCGGGCTCTCGCGGTACAACACCAACGCCCACCTGGCCCGCGCGACGCTGGAGGCCATCTGCTATCAGAGCCGCGACGTCGTCGACGCGATGGAGGCCGACTCGGGCGTGCACATGGAGGTGCTGAAGGTCGACGGCGGGATCACCGCCAACGATCTGTGCATGCAGATTCAGGCCGATGTGCTCGGCGTCGACGTCGTCAAGCCCGTGGTCGCCGAGACGACGGCGCTGGGCGCGGCGTACGCGGCCGGCCTGGCGGTCGGGTTCTGGGAGAACACCGACGACCTGCGCGCCAATTGGCAGGAAGACAAACGCTGGTCACCGGACTGGACCGAGGAGCAACGCCAATTCGCCTATGCCGGTTGGCGTAAGGCGGTCGAGCGGACGCTGGACTGGGTCGACGTCGACTAA